The proteins below come from a single Gimesia alba genomic window:
- a CDS encoding potassium channel family protein: MLKSPRHIHSPRLRFLYRIALFLGGAVLVDGIALIAGAVGFHYLEGLGWMDACLNASLVVTGNGPVDRPVTFGGKLFVTLYAILGVILFAAVIGAFLTPVFQRALYGLHRPRGNSRKSDSDQAAGDDS, translated from the coding sequence ATGTTGAAATCGCCCCGCCACATTCATTCGCCGCGTCTCCGTTTTCTATATCGGATTGCCCTCTTTCTGGGTGGTGCTGTGCTGGTTGACGGCATCGCTCTGATCGCGGGAGCTGTCGGCTTTCATTACCTGGAAGGGCTGGGCTGGATGGATGCTTGTCTGAACGCCTCTCTGGTCGTCACCGGAAACGGTCCCGTCGATCGCCCCGTCACATTCGGCGGCAAACTGTTTGTGACACTCTACGCGATCTTAGGAGTGATCCTGTTCGCCGCCGTGATTGGCGCGTTTTTAACGCCGGTATTCCAACGAGCCCTTTATGGTTTACATCGCCCACGGGGAAACAGCAGAAAGAGCGATTCGGATCAGGCGGCGGGTGACGATTCATAG